From the Deinococcus radiophilus genome, one window contains:
- a CDS encoding DUF503 domain-containing protein — MSALGYVGTLTLRLEMPWVRSLKEKRSLVKPVVEKLKVRFPVTAARLDGLDAHDWEVIAVVTVSNDYAWVEETLRLAADFVAGGDYRVTEEWTEITALEG; from the coding sequence GTGAGCGCTCTGGGCTATGTCGGCACGCTGACCCTGCGGCTGGAAATGCCCTGGGTGCGGTCCCTCAAGGAAAAGCGGTCCCTGGTCAAGCCGGTGGTAGAAAAACTGAAGGTGCGCTTTCCCGTCACAGCAGCCCGGCTGGACGGCCTGGACGCCCACGACTGGGAAGTGATCGCGGTGGTCACGGTCAGCAATGATTACGCGTGGGTCGAAGAAACGCTGCGGCTGGCCGCCGACTTTGTGGCAGGCGGCGACTACCGCGTCACCGAGGAATGGACTGAGATTACCGCACTTGAAGGCTAA
- the coaE gene encoding dephospho-CoA kinase (Dephospho-CoA kinase (CoaE) performs the final step in coenzyme A biosynthesis.), whose amino-acid sequence MSGGAAQRTRRLGLTGSIGAGKSTVAALLREAGLTVTDADALGREVTASPEVLTELARLWPEVVSTGPGRLPALDRAALAARVFGHPEQLAQLEALTHPRIRSATEAAWQAAQDRGESWVVHDIPLLFEKGLDRDMDAVWVVDAPLELRLKRLAERSGLTREQALAREAAQWPPADKRARADTVIVNDRTLADLRQQVTSALHQLGLG is encoded by the coding sequence ATGAGCGGTGGTGCAGCCCAGCGGACCCGCCGTCTGGGGCTGACCGGCAGTATCGGTGCGGGCAAAAGCACGGTGGCCGCGCTGCTGCGTGAAGCGGGGCTGACTGTCACCGATGCCGACGCCTTGGGCCGTGAGGTCACGGCGTCACCTGAGGTGCTGACCGAGTTGGCCCGGCTGTGGCCGGAGGTGGTGTCTACCGGACCGGGACGGCTTCCGGCACTGGACCGTGCTGCCCTGGCGGCCCGTGTGTTCGGCCACCCAGAGCAGTTGGCGCAACTTGAGGCCCTGACGCACCCACGCATCCGCTCGGCCACGGAAGCCGCCTGGCAAGCGGCGCAGGATCGGGGGGAGAGTTGGGTGGTCCATGACATCCCTCTGCTGTTTGAAAAGGGCCTGGACAGAGATATGGACGCGGTGTGGGTGGTGGACGCACCACTGGAGCTGCGCTTAAAGCGCCTGGCAGAGCGCAGTGGCCTGACCCGTGAGCAAGCCCTGGCCCGTGAGGCGGCGCAGTGGCCTCCTGCTGACAAGCGTGCCCGCGCCGACACCGTGATTGTCAATGACAGGACGCTGGCTGATCTGCGTCAGCAAGTCACCTCAGCGCTGCACCAACTAGGCTTGGGCTGA
- a CDS encoding transglycosylase domain-containing protein → MILLGKFFKFFFSLLLAVVLAGAGLAGAFAMKWAGELPDYRELDSLTLGAETRVFARDGTPLGTLVPRVGEQKVSRTLVRLNEISPFMTAAVVANEDRTFFQHYGLDPRGIGRQVLRVMEGQDVQGGSTLTNQLIKNTLLWDEFGGVATPDRKAKEWMLSVQVERSFTKEEVLQNYLNAIYWGDGGPVELYGVYSAAQSYFGKAPKDLTLGESAYMTVLIPNPYQRYQNYEQAYGLMKVLLKRMEEDGWITAQQRENALAEKVQPKGWQVQYSAPGEIASAELVDPKAKELRDVTTNRAPHFTQQVEQELTQLLGSDKVYGAGGLRVYTTLDLKVQNAVETASREAVRLPSGATLGATIMDPYTGEVLGMIGQKIREGEPIPDWNNAAQGQRQIGSTIKPLLYTVGLQTGLRQDHREEDRPVSFPCDTCEDGMYSPQNFEGATTFRNMTIREALDRSLNLVTVRLADRIGLEKFFGKLGELGIPPNDGTGLAAALGAIETTPINMAAAYAPFVNGGVYYKPRYITRIETARGEVLYDAGNENIKPVRVWSPQVAYLGLDMIRGVVNDLKPEQGGLASGAKFGEWSVAGKTGTSNGPKDLWFVGTTPLYTGAVWVGKQEGGDMPINSYSGVVNAPIWKRMMEVAHAGKTKAEYQQPPGILFAEHPDKEWMPEVKFAYIDPSYRDAATDVEGQVMPQQGARYSEVEWYPSDPSSTELVGIDRRTGRLATEFTPPEEVIMRRIRTADLPSYSPDMPGSSKATETDTAGAGESQDTDSADTQE, encoded by the coding sequence TTGATACTGCTGGGTAAATTCTTCAAATTTTTCTTTTCGCTGCTGCTGGCAGTGGTCCTGGCCGGTGCCGGACTGGCCGGGGCGTTTGCCATGAAATGGGCCGGTGAGCTGCCGGATTACCGTGAGCTGGACAGCCTGACCCTGGGCGCTGAAACCCGCGTGTTTGCGCGTGACGGGACACCGCTGGGCACGCTGGTCCCGCGGGTAGGTGAGCAGAAAGTCAGCCGTACGCTGGTCCGCCTGAATGAGATCAGCCCTTTCATGACCGCGGCGGTGGTTGCCAACGAGGACCGGACATTTTTCCAGCACTACGGTCTGGACCCACGCGGTATCGGGCGGCAGGTGCTGCGCGTGATGGAAGGTCAAGACGTGCAGGGCGGCTCTACGCTGACCAACCAGCTGATTAAAAATACCCTGCTGTGGGACGAATTTGGCGGGGTGGCTACGCCCGACCGCAAGGCCAAGGAGTGGATGCTCAGCGTGCAGGTGGAGCGCTCCTTTACCAAAGAAGAGGTGCTGCAAAATTACCTGAACGCCATCTACTGGGGCGACGGCGGCCCGGTCGAGCTGTACGGCGTGTATTCGGCGGCGCAGTCCTATTTCGGTAAGGCCCCCAAGGATTTGACGCTGGGTGAAAGTGCCTACATGACGGTCCTGATTCCCAACCCCTATCAGCGCTATCAGAACTACGAGCAGGCCTACGGCCTGATGAAAGTGCTGCTCAAACGTATGGAAGAGGATGGCTGGATCACCGCCCAGCAGCGTGAGAACGCCCTGGCCGAAAAGGTGCAGCCCAAAGGCTGGCAGGTGCAGTACAGCGCTCCCGGCGAGATTGCCAGTGCCGAGCTGGTGGATCCCAAAGCCAAGGAGCTGCGCGACGTGACCACCAACCGCGCGCCGCACTTTACCCAGCAAGTGGAGCAGGAACTGACCCAGTTGCTGGGCAGCGACAAGGTGTACGGCGCTGGTGGACTGCGGGTCTACACCACCCTGGACCTGAAGGTACAGAACGCAGTGGAGACGGCCAGCCGTGAGGCGGTGCGCCTTCCCAGTGGCGCCACCCTGGGGGCCACCATCATGGACCCCTATACCGGCGAAGTGCTGGGCATGATCGGTCAGAAGATTCGCGAGGGTGAACCTATCCCCGACTGGAACAATGCCGCGCAGGGCCAGCGCCAGATCGGTTCGACCATCAAGCCGCTGCTGTACACCGTGGGTCTGCAAACGGGGCTGCGTCAGGACCACCGTGAAGAGGACCGCCCGGTCAGCTTCCCGTGTGATACCTGCGAGGATGGCATGTACAGCCCGCAGAACTTCGAGGGCGCGACGACCTTCCGCAACATGACCATCCGCGAAGCGCTGGACCGCTCGCTGAACCTGGTCACCGTGCGTCTGGCCGACCGGATCGGTCTGGAAAAATTCTTCGGCAAGCTGGGCGAACTGGGCATTCCGCCCAATGACGGCACTGGGCTGGCGGCCGCGCTGGGTGCCATTGAAACCACCCCAATTAACATGGCCGCAGCCTACGCGCCTTTCGTGAACGGGGGCGTGTACTACAAGCCGCGTTACATCACCCGAATTGAGACGGCACGTGGTGAGGTGCTGTACGACGCGGGCAACGAGAACATCAAGCCAGTGCGGGTCTGGTCGCCGCAGGTGGCCTATCTGGGTCTGGATATGATTCGTGGCGTCGTGAACGACCTCAAGCCAGAGCAGGGCGGGCTGGCCAGTGGGGCCAAGTTTGGCGAGTGGTCGGTGGCGGGCAAGACCGGAACCAGTAACGGCCCCAAGGATCTGTGGTTCGTCGGTACCACGCCGCTGTATACGGGAGCCGTCTGGGTCGGGAAGCAGGAGGGCGGCGACATGCCGATCAACTCCTACTCCGGAGTCGTGAACGCGCCGATCTGGAAGCGAATGATGGAAGTGGCCCACGCAGGCAAGACCAAGGCTGAGTATCAGCAGCCTCCAGGTATCCTTTTCGCTGAGCATCCCGACAAGGAATGGATGCCGGAAGTCAAGTTCGCCTATATTGACCCGAGTTACCGCGACGCAGCCACCGATGTCGAAGGACAGGTGATGCCCCAGCAGGGCGCGCGCTACAGCGAAGTGGAATGGTACCCTTCCGACCCCAGCTCCACCGAGCTGGTCGGTATTGATCGCCGTACCGGACGCCTGGCTACCGAATTCACGCCGCCCGAGGAGGTCATCATGCGCCGGATTCGCACCGCCGATCTGCCTTCTTACTCCCCTGATATGCCTGGGAGCAGTAAGGCGACCGAAACCGACACTGCGGGCGCGGGCGAGTCCCAGGACACAGACTCCGCCGACACTCAGGAATGA
- a CDS encoding heavy-metal-associated domain-containing protein, with amino-acid sequence MTNPTRVLLGVRGMDREAGLRVANHLLALPGVSKAIPDTGQIEVHYDPSAQTVMDLVRQVRRQGFLAGML; translated from the coding sequence ATGACGAACCCTACCCGAGTTCTGCTGGGCGTGCGTGGCATGGACCGCGAAGCTGGCCTGCGCGTGGCCAACCACCTGCTGGCCTTGCCTGGCGTCAGCAAAGCCATTCCCGACACCGGACAGATTGAAGTCCACTATGATCCCAGTGCCCAGACCGTGATGGACCTGGTGCGTCAGGTTCGCCGCCAGGGCTTCCTGGCAGGCATGCTCTAG
- a CDS encoding long-chain-fatty-acid--CoA ligase: protein MTQDHAQTYLTRPWLTHYEAGVPHEFHSSDRVMPDLLRENARDYGSRPAVSFLGASLNYTQLWQQVQALAAALQKSGVQPGDRVAIMLPNLPQFVVSFYGALLAGAVVVNTSPLYVADELAHQLQDSGASTLIILDSLLPRYLEVQGGVPVKRVFVARVEDALAFPKNLLYPIKQRLEKQHVKVPWSDHILPLRSVIASQKGAPQPVTLRPDDVALLQYTGGTTGLPKGAMLTHRNLIANAEQAWSWFSELKKGEEVGLGAIPYFHVYGMTASMNLNILGAGHTVLVPNPRDLKMVLSEIQRTKPSLFPAVPTLYNAINHYPDISKYDLSSIKACISGSAPLPLETARTFKEITRGANLVEGYGLTESSPITHVNPVSSEQREGSIGLPLPGVDAMVMDDDAQPVPLGETGELWVSGPMVMKGYWNRSEETAKVLRDYAGKTWLLTGDVARMDEAGYFYIVDRKKDLIIASGYNIYPREVEEVLFQHPAVLEAAVVGVPDEYRGESVHAVVVFREGQEASEKELIGYCREHLSPYKAPRSVEVRAELPKTAVGKVLRRQLREEVWTRRSG, encoded by the coding sequence ATGACTCAAGACCACGCTCAGACCTACTTGACCCGACCCTGGCTGACCCATTACGAGGCGGGAGTTCCGCATGAATTTCATTCCTCCGACCGGGTCATGCCAGATCTGCTGCGTGAGAACGCCCGCGATTATGGCTCCAGACCAGCTGTTTCCTTTCTGGGTGCCTCTTTGAACTACACCCAGTTGTGGCAGCAGGTGCAAGCATTGGCGGCGGCCTTGCAAAAATCCGGAGTGCAGCCAGGCGACCGCGTAGCGATCATGCTGCCCAACCTGCCGCAGTTCGTGGTGTCGTTTTACGGCGCACTGCTGGCGGGTGCCGTGGTGGTCAACACCAGCCCGCTGTATGTGGCGGATGAATTGGCACATCAGCTCCAAGACAGTGGAGCGAGTACCCTGATCATTCTGGACTCGTTGCTGCCACGTTACCTGGAGGTGCAAGGCGGTGTTCCAGTCAAGCGGGTCTTCGTGGCGCGGGTAGAAGATGCCCTGGCTTTTCCCAAGAATCTGCTGTATCCCATCAAGCAGCGTCTGGAAAAACAGCACGTCAAGGTACCCTGGAGCGATCACATCCTCCCGCTGCGCAGCGTGATTGCCTCTCAGAAGGGCGCACCGCAGCCGGTGACCCTGCGTCCGGACGACGTGGCCCTGCTGCAGTACACCGGCGGCACCACGGGCCTGCCCAAAGGGGCCATGTTGACCCACCGCAACCTGATCGCCAATGCCGAACAGGCCTGGTCCTGGTTCAGTGAACTGAAAAAGGGAGAGGAAGTGGGTCTGGGGGCCATTCCTTATTTCCATGTTTATGGCATGACCGCTTCCATGAACCTGAATATTCTGGGCGCAGGTCACACGGTGCTGGTCCCCAACCCGCGTGATCTGAAGATGGTGCTATCGGAGATCCAGCGGACCAAACCCAGCCTGTTTCCGGCCGTGCCGACGCTGTATAATGCCATCAACCATTATCCCGATATCTCCAAATATGATCTGTCGTCCATCAAGGCCTGTATCAGTGGCAGTGCGCCACTGCCGCTGGAAACGGCCCGCACCTTTAAGGAAATCACGCGGGGGGCCAATCTGGTGGAGGGCTACGGCCTGACCGAATCCAGCCCGATCACCCATGTGAACCCGGTCAGCAGCGAGCAGCGCGAAGGGTCCATCGGCCTGCCGCTGCCCGGTGTGGACGCGATGGTTATGGATGACGATGCCCAGCCAGTCCCCTTGGGCGAAACAGGTGAGCTGTGGGTCAGCGGACCGATGGTCATGAAGGGCTACTGGAACCGCAGCGAGGAAACTGCGAAAGTGCTCCGTGACTATGCTGGCAAGACCTGGCTGCTGACTGGCGACGTGGCCCGCATGGATGAGGCCGGGTACTTCTACATCGTGGACCGCAAGAAGGATTTGATCATTGCCAGCGGCTACAACATTTACCCCCGTGAGGTGGAAGAGGTCTTGTTTCAGCATCCGGCCGTGCTGGAAGCAGCCGTCGTAGGTGTGCCGGACGAGTACCGCGGCGAATCGGTTCACGCGGTGGTGGTGTTCCGCGAAGGCCAGGAAGCTTCTGAGAAAGAGCTGATCGGCTACTGCCGCGAGCACCTGAGTCCCTACAAGGCTCCGCGCTCGGTGGAGGTGCGCGCTGAGCTACCCAAGACGGCGGTCGGTAAGGTGCTGCGCCGCCAATTGCGCGAAGAGGTCTGGACCAGGCGCAGCGGCTGA
- a CDS encoding DUF1999 domain-containing protein — MTHEPQDALAAPAPVAAYRALNELDFEAVAALDLAAQLELDPDFAGLPEREREGRLSSSLGALKFYARTDHSFVAMRAGEVCGLVLAQSVWQGDKPIVLVRTLLTTPGLELPLRHDIYAGLLRALFKSAYDTAVYEIHFVPQPGWPLAGDLGDVRRVGDYAVRHLGSREETALPSLD, encoded by the coding sequence ATGACTCACGAACCGCAAGACGCACTGGCTGCACCTGCCCCCGTGGCAGCCTACCGCGCCCTGAATGAACTGGACTTTGAGGCTGTGGCTGCGCTGGATCTGGCCGCTCAGCTGGAACTGGACCCTGATTTTGCCGGGCTGCCCGAACGCGAACGCGAAGGCCGCCTGAGCAGCAGCCTGGGCGCACTGAAGTTCTACGCCCGCACGGACCATTCCTTTGTGGCTATGCGGGCGGGCGAGGTCTGCGGGCTGGTGCTGGCCCAGAGTGTCTGGCAGGGCGACAAGCCCATTGTGTTGGTCCGGACACTCCTCACAACGCCGGGCCTGGAACTGCCGCTGCGACACGACATTTATGCGGGCTTGCTCCGCGCCCTCTTCAAGAGTGCCTATGACACGGCGGTATACGAGATTCACTTTGTACCGCAGCCCGGCTGGCCGCTGGCCGGGGACCTGGGAGACGTGCGCCGGGTCGGGGACTACGCCGTGCGCCATCTGGGCAGCCGTGAGGAAACGGCGCTGCCCAGTCTGGACTGA